From Saccharothrix espanaensis DSM 44229, the proteins below share one genomic window:
- a CDS encoding MerR family transcriptional regulator yields the protein MRIAELSRQTGVPVPTIKYYLREGLLPAGELTSPNQAHYGEGHLHRLRLVRAMVEVGGLSIAAVRDVLGALDDPEKSLHRAMGTVETAVVGTGLVSDDEVAYEQAREFVTRQGWAYRPRSHAFQSLVGVLASARDIGLDSFPDQLDGYARACEPLAAQDLDYVMTAPTKDAAMEIVAVGTVLGDAALVAVRRLARRELSSRRDPVEREPGKPAAVGLGSGKPGPAEPGCVEDE from the coding sequence ATGCGCATCGCTGAGCTGAGCCGCCAGACCGGCGTGCCCGTGCCGACGATCAAGTACTACCTGCGGGAGGGGCTGCTCCCGGCCGGCGAGCTGACCAGCCCCAACCAGGCCCACTACGGCGAAGGGCACCTGCACCGGCTGCGGCTGGTGCGCGCCATGGTGGAGGTCGGCGGGCTGTCCATCGCGGCCGTGCGCGACGTGCTGGGCGCGCTGGACGACCCGGAGAAGTCCCTGCACAGGGCGATGGGGACGGTGGAGACCGCCGTCGTCGGGACCGGCCTGGTCTCCGACGACGAGGTGGCGTACGAGCAGGCGCGGGAGTTCGTCACCCGCCAGGGGTGGGCCTACCGGCCCCGGTCGCACGCGTTCCAGTCGCTGGTGGGCGTGCTGGCGTCCGCGCGGGACATCGGCCTGGACTCGTTCCCGGACCAGCTCGACGGCTACGCGCGGGCGTGCGAACCGCTGGCCGCGCAGGACCTGGACTACGTGATGACCGCGCCCACCAAGGACGCCGCCATGGAGATCGTCGCCGTGGGGACCGTGCTGGGCGACGCGGCGCTGGTCGCCGTGCGCCGGCTCGCGCGCCGGGAGCTGTCGAGCCGCCGCGACCCGGTCGAGCGCGAGCCCGGGAAGCCGGCCGCGGTCGGGCTGGGGTCCGGGAAGCCGGGACCGGCCGAGCCGGGGTGCGTGGAGGACGAGTAG